A part of Camelus bactrianus isolate YW-2024 breed Bactrian camel chromosome 7, ASM4877302v1, whole genome shotgun sequence genomic DNA contains:
- the PURB gene encoding transcriptional regulator protein Pur-beta produces MADGDSGSERGGGGGPGGFQPASRGGGEQETQELASKRLDIQNKRFYLDVKQNAKGRFLKIAEVGAGGSKSRLTLSMAVAAEFRDYLGDFIEHYAQLGPSSPEQVAAAAGAEEGGGPRRALKSEFLVRENRKYYLDLKENQRGRFLRIRQTVNRGGGGPGPGGLQSGQTIALPAQGLIEFRDALAKLIDDYGGEDDELAGGPGGGAGGPGGGLYGELPEGTSITVDSKRFFFDVGCNKYGVFLRVSEVKPSYRNAITVPFKAWGKFGGAFCRYADEMKEIQERQRDKLYERRGGDESEGEEVDED; encoded by the coding sequence ATGGCGGACGGCGACAGCGGCAGCGAGCGCGGTGGCGGTGGCGGGCCCGGCGGCTTCCAGCCCGCGTCCCGCGGCGGCGGCGAGCAGGAGACCCAGGAGCTGGCCTCGAAGCGGCTGGACATCCAGAACAAACGCTTCTACCTGGACGTGAAGCAAAACGCCAAGGGCCGCTTCCTCAAGATCGCCGAGGTGGGCGCGGGCGGCTCCAAGAGCCGCCTCACGCTGTCCATGGCGGTGGCCGCCGAGTTCCGCGACTACCTGGGCGACTTCATCGAGCACTACGCGCAGCTGGGCCCCAGCAGCCCCGAGCAGGTGGCAGCGGCGGCGGGCGCCGAGGAGGGCGGTGGGCCGCGGCGCGCTCTCAAGAGCGAGTTCCTAGTACGCGAGAACCGCAAGTACTACCTGGACCTCAAGGAGAACCAGCGCGGCCGCTTCCTGCGCATCCGCCAGACGGTCaaccgcggcggcggcggccccgggCCTGGCGGCTTGCAGAGCGGCCAGACCATTGCGCTGCCCGCGCAGGGCCTCATCGAGTTCCGCGACGCGCTGGCCAAGCTCATCGACGACTACGGCGGCGAGGACGACGAGCTGGCTGGGGGCCCGGGCGGCGGCGCCGGGGGCCCCGGGGGCGGCCTGTACGGGGAGCTTCCGGAAGGCACCTCCATCACGGTGGACTCTAAGCGTTTCTTCTTCGACGTGGGCTGCAACAAGTACGGAGTGTTCCTGCGCGTGAGCGAGGTGAAGCCATCCTACCGCAACGCCATCACTGTTCCCTTCAAGGCTTGGGGCAAGTTCGGGGGCGCCTTTTGTCGGTATGCGGATGAGATGAAAGAGATCCAGGAGCGGCAGAGGGATAAGCTTTATGAGCGACGCGGCGGGGACGAGTcagagggagaggaggtggaTGAGGATTGA